From Sodalis glossinidius str. 'morsitans', the proteins below share one genomic window:
- a CDS encoding DNA topoisomerase family protein gives MTKAALFAAKQTKACPECGAELVIRSGQHGPFLGCSHYPQCDYIRPLRPQGDGHVVKVLEGQLCLACHSTLVLRQGRFGMFIGCSNYPECEHIAPTAVADTTAFTCPECRSGKLVQRTSRFGKSFYACDRYPACKYALNNQPVAGECEYCHFPLLMAKNTARNVKRFCADKRCGRLVAINDNDD, from the coding sequence ATGACCAAAGCTGCGCTTTTTGCCGCGAAGCAAACGAAGGCCTGCCCCGAATGCGGGGCAGAGCTTGTTATTCGCTCTGGCCAGCACGGCCCCTTTCTGGGCTGCTCTCATTACCCACAATGCGACTATATTCGTCCACTGAGGCCGCAGGGCGACGGACATGTGGTAAAAGTGCTTGAAGGGCAGCTTTGCCTCGCATGTCACTCCACGCTGGTATTGCGCCAAGGACGCTTTGGTATGTTTATCGGCTGCTCGAACTATCCCGAGTGCGAGCACATTGCACCCACGGCGGTGGCCGACACCACCGCTTTTACCTGTCCAGAGTGCCGTTCCGGTAAATTGGTGCAGCGTACCTCGCGCTTTGGCAAAAGTTTTTACGCCTGTGATCGGTACCCAGCCTGTAAATATGCCTTGAATAATCAACCTGTGGCGGGTGAATGCGAGTATTGCCATTTTCCGCTGTTGATGGCGAAAAATACTGCCCGCAACGTAAAGCGCTTTTGCGCTGATAAGCGTTGCGGCCGACTGGTAGCGATAAACGACAATGATGATTGA
- a CDS encoding DUF1488 domain-containing protein: MNQAIHFPDLEQWDDERQSMCFPALVSGMRVECQVSAGWLYNRFVSETNGATPLVIFHQHRLDVEDAIETLIAQGADLDGPFCLS; encoded by the coding sequence ATGAACCAGGCGATCCATTTTCCCGATCTTGAACAATGGGATGACGAGCGTCAAAGCATGTGTTTTCCGGCGTTGGTGAGCGGCATGCGCGTGGAGTGCCAGGTTAGTGCAGGCTGGTTATATAACCGGTTTGTCTCTGAGACTAATGGTGCTACTCCTCTGGTGATCTTCCATCAGCACCGCCTGGACGTAGAGGATGCAATCGAAACACTTATTGCTCAGGGGGCCGACCTCGACGGTCCATTTTGTTTATCGTAA
- a CDS encoding serine/threonine protein kinase: MMSTGFNFQALMPDLIMDALQQTGIVVDSGSTALNSYENRVYQFLDEEKKRYVVKFYRPERWSAEQILEEHQLAHELAAAEIPVVAPLVIHNATLHHYLGYYFALFPSVGGRAFEQDNDDQLEWVGRFLGRIHRHNGSRCFSARPTMGLEEYLTHPRRELENSTLIAGRQKAMFLQACDQLIAQVHAVWNTDWRPLRLHGDLHAGNILWRDGPTFVDLDDARNGPAIQDLWMLLNGDRRDRLYQLSLLLDAYTEFIDFDSRELALIEPLRAMRMIHYLAWVSRRWDDPSFPRSFPWMIEGEFWSQQTALFIEQATLLQQPPLQLMPVY; the protein is encoded by the coding sequence ATTATGAGCACAGGATTTAATTTCCAGGCATTAATGCCCGATTTGATCATGGACGCCCTGCAACAGACGGGGATCGTCGTCGATTCTGGTTCGACCGCTCTAAACAGCTACGAAAATCGCGTCTATCAGTTTCTGGACGAAGAGAAAAAGCGCTATGTGGTGAAATTTTATCGTCCTGAGCGCTGGAGTGCCGAGCAAATTCTGGAAGAGCACCAGCTGGCGCATGAGCTCGCGGCAGCCGAAATACCTGTGGTGGCGCCGCTTGTGATTCATAATGCGACGCTGCACCACTATCTTGGCTATTATTTTGCCCTGTTTCCCAGCGTGGGTGGCCGGGCTTTCGAGCAAGATAACGATGACCAGCTGGAATGGGTAGGGCGCTTTCTTGGCCGTATTCACCGACACAATGGCAGTCGCTGCTTTAGCGCGCGACCCACCATGGGACTGGAAGAATATCTGACGCATCCGCGTCGCGAGCTGGAAAATAGCACTCTGATTGCTGGCCGGCAGAAAGCAATGTTTTTACAGGCCTGTGACCAACTGATAGCGCAGGTGCATGCGGTATGGAACACCGATTGGCGTCCGCTCCGTCTGCATGGCGATCTGCACGCCGGAAATATCTTGTGGCGCGACGGTCCGACATTTGTTGATCTGGACGATGCCCGCAATGGTCCAGCCATCCAGGATCTTTGGATGCTGCTTAATGGCGATCGCCGCGACAGACTTTATCAGCTGTCGCTGCTGTTGGATGCATATACTGAATTCATAGACTTCGATTCCCGTGAACTGGCGCTGATTGAGCCGCTACGGGCAATGAGGATGATCCACTATCTCGCCTGGGTTAGCCGGCGTTGGGATGACCCGTCTTTTCCGCGTAGTTTTCCGTGGATGATTGAGGGGGAATTCTGGTCGCAACAAACGGCGCTATTTATTGAACAGGCAACGCTGCTGCAACAGCCGCCGTTGCAGCTGATGCCGGTATATTAA
- the dsbA gene encoding thiol:disulfide interchange protein DsbA has translation MKKIWFALVVIALAFSASAAQFTEGQQYVQLDKPVTSEPQVLEFFSFYCANCYQFEQVYHISSTVKKALPAGTKMTKYHVDFLGPMGKQLTQAWAVAMALGVEDKVSPLLFGGLQKTQTIQTPDDIRAVFVKAGVSAEEYDSAWNSFVVKSLVVQQEKAATDLQLRGVPAMFVNGKYMVKNDGLDMSSMDAYTKQFADVVKFLLSQK, from the coding sequence ATGAAAAAAATATGGTTTGCGTTGGTGGTTATCGCGTTGGCGTTCAGCGCCTCGGCCGCGCAATTTACTGAAGGTCAGCAATATGTCCAGCTCGACAAGCCGGTGACCAGTGAACCCCAAGTGCTGGAATTTTTCTCGTTTTATTGCGCGAATTGTTATCAATTCGAGCAGGTCTATCACATCTCCAGCACGGTGAAAAAAGCGCTGCCTGCCGGCACCAAAATGACCAAATACCATGTGGATTTTCTGGGGCCGATGGGCAAACAGCTGACCCAGGCCTGGGCCGTAGCCATGGCGCTGGGGGTGGAAGACAAAGTAAGTCCGCTGCTGTTTGGTGGTCTGCAAAAAACGCAAACCATACAAACGCCGGACGACATCCGCGCGGTGTTTGTCAAAGCGGGCGTCAGCGCGGAAGAGTATGATTCCGCCTGGAACAGCTTTGTCGTGAAATCTCTGGTCGTACAGCAGGAGAAAGCGGCCACCGATCTGCAGCTGCGCGGCGTGCCGGCGATGTTTGTCAACGGCAAATATATGGTGAAAAACGATGGGCTGGATATGTCGTCAATGGACGCTTATACCAAACAATTTGCCGATGTCGTGAAATTTTTGCTTAGCCAAAAGTAA
- a CDS encoding YihD family protein, whose product MKCHRVNELVELLHPAWQQEPDLNLVQFLQKLAQEAGYQGNLNGLTDDILIYHLKMRGSDKTDAIPGLVKDYEEDFKTAILRARGIIKE is encoded by the coding sequence ATGAAATGCCATCGCGTTAATGAATTAGTGGAGTTGTTGCACCCCGCCTGGCAACAAGAGCCTGATCTTAACCTGGTACAATTTCTGCAAAAGTTGGCGCAGGAGGCTGGTTATCAGGGTAATCTGAACGGCCTGACCGATGATATTCTGATTTATCATTTAAAAATGCGCGGCAGCGATAAAACGGACGCTATTCCTGGCCTGGTGAAAGATTATGAAGAAGATTTTAAAACGGCCATTTTGCGTGCCCGCGGAATTATCAAGGAGTAA
- the aroE gene encoding shikimate dehydrogenase, giving the protein MDTFAVFGNPINHSRSPRIHALFVAETGITHPYGRVLAPLDGFEQTLRQFFDAGGLGANITLPFKERAFSLCDQLTERGALAGAVNTIKKQPDGSLLGDNTDGIGLVSDLQRLDLLRQDSRVLLVGVGGAARGVVLPLLAYGCKVVLTNRTFPRAQKLVGFYHHVGDISALPLERLGTPDYDLIINATSTGVQGSIPPLPASLITSSVCCYDMYYQQGDTPFITWCRRQGSLRCADGLGMLVGQAASSFLLWHGVLPSVLPVLETLRAELSA; this is encoded by the coding sequence ATGGATACCTTTGCCGTTTTTGGTAATCCGATTAACCATAGTCGTTCACCGCGCATCCATGCGCTATTTGTCGCCGAGACAGGTATAACCCATCCTTACGGTCGGGTACTGGCGCCGCTGGATGGCTTTGAGCAAACGCTGCGGCAGTTTTTCGACGCGGGCGGCTTGGGGGCGAATATTACCCTGCCGTTTAAAGAACGTGCGTTTTCGCTATGCGATCAACTCACCGAGCGAGGCGCTTTGGCGGGGGCGGTGAATACCATCAAGAAACAGCCGGACGGTTCCTTGCTGGGGGACAATACCGACGGCATTGGTCTGGTCAGCGATTTGCAGCGTCTCGATCTACTGCGCCAGGACAGCCGAGTTCTGTTAGTAGGTGTCGGCGGCGCGGCGCGGGGCGTGGTCCTGCCGCTGCTGGCCTACGGCTGCAAAGTGGTGCTGACTAACCGCACTTTTCCGCGCGCGCAGAAGCTGGTCGGGTTTTATCACCATGTGGGCGATATTAGCGCGCTGCCGCTGGAGCGCCTGGGCACGCCGGATTATGATCTGATTATTAACGCGACTTCCACCGGTGTGCAGGGCAGTATCCCGCCGCTGCCGGCATCGCTCATTACATCATCGGTCTGTTGCTATGACATGTATTACCAACAAGGCGATACGCCGTTCATCACCTGGTGCCGTCGGCAGGGCTCGCTGCGCTGCGCCGATGGCCTCGGTATGCTGGTGGGCCAGGCGGCCTCGTCTTTTTTGCTGTGGCATGGTGTTTTACCCTCAGTTTTGCCGGTGTTGGAAACGTTGCGCGCGGAGCTGAGTGCATGA
- the def gene encoding peptide deformylase has protein sequence MSLLQVLHYPDERLRKVAKPVVDVNDAIRRIVDDMFETMYAEEGIGLAATQVDIHQRIIVIDVSESRDQRLVMINPELLEKSGETGIDEGCLSIPDQRGFVPRAEKVKVQALDRDGNSFELEADDLLAICIQHEMDHLVGKLFVDYLSPLKRQRIRQKMEKLARMTARAEK, from the coding sequence ATGTCATTATTGCAGGTATTACATTATCCCGATGAGCGACTGCGCAAAGTCGCCAAACCCGTCGTCGACGTCAATGACGCCATCCGCCGCATCGTGGATGATATGTTTGAGACTATGTACGCCGAAGAGGGCATCGGTTTGGCCGCCACCCAGGTCGACATCCACCAGCGGATCATCGTGATCGATGTCTCGGAAAGTCGCGATCAGCGCCTGGTGATGATCAATCCCGAATTACTGGAGAAAAGCGGTGAAACCGGTATTGATGAAGGCTGTTTGTCAATCCCCGATCAGCGTGGCTTCGTACCTCGGGCCGAAAAAGTGAAGGTGCAGGCGCTGGATCGCGACGGTAACAGTTTCGAGCTGGAGGCGGACGATCTGCTGGCGATCTGTATCCAGCATGAGATGGATCACCTGGTAGGTAAGCTGTTTGTCGATTACCTCTCGCCGCTGAAACGTCAGCGCATTCGTCAAAAAATGGAAAAACTGGCGCGTATGACCGCGCGGGCGGAAAAGTAA
- a CDS encoding DUF494 family protein: protein MFDVLMYLFETYIHNEVEMRVDQDKLTDDLTQAGFHQDDIYNALNWLEKLADLQDGTGRAFALNADPLAMRIYTDEESQFLDTDCRGFLLFLEQIQVLNLETREMVIDRVMALDAAEFDLEDLKWVILMVLFNIPGCENAYQQMEDLVFEEDEQHLH from the coding sequence ATGTTCGACGTACTAATGTATTTGTTTGAAACCTACATCCATAATGAAGTCGAGATGCGCGTGGATCAGGATAAATTGACCGATGACCTTACCCAGGCGGGCTTTCATCAGGACGATATTTATAATGCGTTAAACTGGCTGGAGAAACTGGCAGATTTGCAGGACGGGACGGGCAGAGCGTTTGCGCTCAATGCCGATCCGCTTGCCATGCGTATCTATACTGATGAAGAAAGTCAGTTCCTGGATACCGATTGTCGCGGTTTCTTGTTATTTCTCGAACAGATTCAGGTGTTAAACCTTGAGACCCGCGAGATGGTCATCGATCGTGTGATGGCGCTGGACGCGGCGGAATTTGATCTGGAAGATCTGAAGTGGGTTATTCTTATGGTGCTGTTCAATATTCCCGGCTGCGAAAATGCCTATCAGCAAATGGAAGATTTGGTTTTTGAAGAAGACGAACAGCATCTGCATTGA
- the polA gene encoding DNA polymerase I: MVQIAENPIILVDGSSYLYRAYHAFPPLTNRAGEPTGAMYGVLNMLKSLLVQYRPSHVAVVFDAKGKTFRDELFEHYKSHRPPMPDDLRSQIAPLHDMVKAMGLPLLAVSGVEADDVIGTLALAAARGGRDVLISTGDKDMAQLVSPKITLINTMSNTILGPEEVQLKFGVPPELIIDYLALMGDSSDNIPGVPGVGEKTAQALLQGLGGLESLYQQLDSVSSLSFRGAKTMAAKLEQHREVAFLSYQLATIKTDVPLDLPYDRLTVEEPEAEALMLLFQRYEFKRWLSDLEAGKWLQRKSAVAPSPPFTAPRPAAAEEPTEALSKDGYVIIDTMATLEMWIGAIRHAGVFAFDTETDGLDTLTANLIGLCFAVKPGEAAYLPVGHDYLDAPDQLDRATVLAALKPVMEDPTIGKIGQNLKFDRGVLKRYDIELAGIAFDTMLESYVLDSVAGRHDMDSLAERFLQHTTVSFEEIAGKGRNQLTFNQIAMEQAASYAAEDADVTLRLHQKLWPRIEQAPELRRVFEEIEMPLVPVLSRIERTGVLIDESILAAHSVELAKRLEELEGEAHQLAEEPFNLSSTKQLQEILYDKQKLPVLKKTPGGAPSTNEEVLAELALDYPLPKLILEYRGLAKLKSTYTDKLPQMINPLSKRVHTSYHQAVTATGRLSSSDPNLQNIPVRNDEGRRIRQAFIAPPDALIVAADYSQIELRIMAHLARDPGLLNAFAAGKDIHRATAAEVFGMSLEKVTQDQRRSAKAINFGLIYGMSAFGLARQLSVPRSEAQKYMNLYFERYPGVLEYMERTRRQASDRGYVETLDGRRLYLLDIHSRNGMRKKGVERAAINAPMQGTSADIIKRAMIAIDGWLQQEAPPVRMIMQVHDELVFEVQRDAVESAKARIKALMEGCFKLDVPLQVDVGVGENWDQAH; this comes from the coding sequence ATGGTCCAAATCGCAGAAAACCCGATTATTTTGGTGGATGGTTCTTCTTATCTTTACCGCGCCTATCACGCCTTTCCGCCGCTGACCAATAGAGCGGGGGAACCGACCGGGGCGATGTACGGCGTATTGAATATGCTTAAGAGCCTGCTGGTACAGTACCGGCCAAGCCATGTTGCGGTGGTGTTTGACGCCAAGGGCAAGACGTTCCGCGATGAGTTGTTCGAGCATTACAAATCCCACCGGCCTCCCATGCCGGACGATCTGCGTAGTCAGATAGCGCCGCTGCATGATATGGTTAAAGCGATGGGTTTGCCGTTGCTGGCCGTTAGCGGCGTCGAGGCCGATGACGTTATCGGGACGCTGGCGCTGGCGGCGGCGCGCGGCGGCCGGGATGTGCTGATAAGCACCGGCGATAAGGACATGGCGCAGCTGGTGTCGCCCAAGATTACCCTGATCAATACCATGTCCAACACCATTCTCGGCCCGGAGGAGGTGCAGCTGAAGTTCGGCGTGCCGCCGGAGCTTATCATTGATTATCTGGCGCTGATGGGCGACAGCTCCGATAATATTCCGGGAGTGCCGGGAGTGGGTGAGAAAACTGCGCAGGCGCTATTGCAGGGGCTGGGCGGGCTGGAAAGCCTGTATCAACAGCTTGATAGCGTCAGTAGCCTGAGCTTCCGCGGCGCTAAAACCATGGCCGCTAAGCTTGAGCAGCACCGTGAGGTAGCTTTTCTCTCCTACCAGCTGGCGACCATTAAAACCGATGTGCCGTTGGACTTGCCTTATGACCGGTTAACGGTGGAAGAGCCCGAGGCCGAAGCATTGATGCTTTTGTTTCAGCGTTATGAATTCAAACGCTGGCTAAGCGATTTGGAAGCGGGTAAATGGCTGCAACGCAAAAGTGCCGTCGCGCCGTCGCCGCCGTTTACTGCGCCCCGTCCAGCGGCGGCCGAGGAGCCGACCGAGGCGTTGTCGAAAGACGGCTATGTGATTATCGACACTATGGCGACCCTGGAGATGTGGATCGGTGCGATTCGCCACGCTGGCGTGTTCGCCTTTGATACCGAAACCGACGGTCTGGATACGCTTACCGCCAATCTGATAGGGCTGTGTTTTGCTGTGAAGCCGGGTGAGGCGGCCTATCTGCCGGTGGGGCACGACTATCTGGATGCGCCGGACCAGCTTGACCGCGCGACGGTATTGGCGGCGCTGAAACCGGTTATGGAAGATCCCACCATCGGCAAGATTGGCCAAAATCTCAAATTCGATCGCGGGGTTCTGAAACGATACGATATCGAGCTGGCCGGCATTGCGTTCGATACCATGCTGGAATCTTACGTGTTGGACAGCGTCGCCGGCCGCCACGATATGGACAGCCTGGCAGAGCGTTTTTTACAGCACACCACCGTGAGCTTTGAGGAGATAGCGGGTAAAGGCCGCAATCAGCTTACGTTCAATCAGATAGCAATGGAGCAGGCCGCGTCTTACGCTGCTGAAGATGCCGACGTGACGCTGCGTCTGCACCAAAAGCTGTGGCCACGTATTGAGCAGGCCCCGGAGCTGAGGAGGGTGTTTGAGGAAATCGAAATGCCGCTGGTGCCGGTCCTGTCGCGTATTGAGCGCACCGGCGTGCTTATCGACGAATCTATTCTTGCTGCACATTCGGTGGAGTTGGCCAAACGCCTGGAAGAGCTGGAAGGGGAAGCGCATCAACTGGCGGAGGAACCGTTTAACCTCTCCTCCACCAAACAGCTGCAGGAGATTTTGTACGATAAGCAGAAATTGCCGGTGCTAAAGAAAACCCCCGGCGGTGCCCCTTCTACCAATGAAGAAGTGCTGGCCGAGCTGGCGCTGGACTATCCGCTGCCGAAGCTGATTTTAGAATATCGTGGCCTGGCCAAGCTAAAATCCACCTACACAGATAAGCTGCCACAGATGATCAACCCGCTGTCGAAGCGGGTGCATACCTCCTATCATCAGGCCGTCACCGCTACCGGGCGGCTGTCCTCGAGCGACCCGAACCTGCAAAATATTCCCGTCCGCAATGATGAAGGTCGGCGCATCCGGCAGGCGTTCATCGCGCCGCCGGATGCGCTTATCGTGGCAGCGGACTATTCACAGATTGAGCTGCGCATTATGGCGCATCTCGCGCGCGACCCCGGATTACTGAACGCCTTCGCTGCCGGCAAGGATATTCACCGTGCCACCGCCGCCGAAGTATTTGGTATGTCGCTCGAGAAAGTCACCCAGGATCAGCGCCGCAGCGCCAAGGCGATTAACTTTGGCCTGATTTATGGCATGAGCGCTTTCGGTCTGGCGCGTCAGCTGTCGGTGCCGCGATCGGAAGCGCAGAAATATATGAATCTCTATTTCGAGCGGTACCCCGGCGTTTTGGAATATATGGAGCGCACCCGCAGGCAGGCCAGCGATCGGGGTTATGTTGAAACCCTGGACGGCCGCCGGCTGTATTTACTGGATATCCACTCGCGCAACGGTATGCGCAAAAAGGGCGTGGAGCGCGCCGCTATTAACGCCCCGATGCAAGGCACCTCCGCTGATATTATTAAGCGGGCGATGATTGCAATCGATGGCTGGCTGCAGCAGGAAGCGCCGCCGGTTCGCATGATTATGCAGGTGCACGATGAATTGGTATTTGAAGTACAGCGCGATGCGGTTGAAAGTGCCAAAGCCCGAATTAAGGCGCTGATGGAAGGCTGCTTTAAACTGGATGTACCGCTGCAGGTGGACGTGGGCGTTGGAGAAAACTGGGATCAAGCTCACTAA
- a CDS encoding gamma carbonic anhydrase family protein — MLQHVEPLRPYRGTSPQLGQRIMIDPSSVVIGHVTLGDDVSIWPLAAIRGDVNRVQIGARTNIQDGCVLHVTHCSERNPTGRPLIIGEEVTVGHKAMLHGCTIGNRVLVGMGSIILDGAVVEDEVIIGAGSLVASGKRLHSGYLYFGSPARRIRRLTPVEIGNLIYSVNNYVQWKDNYLMQADEERSHAEGTRS, encoded by the coding sequence ATGCTACAACACGTTGAACCGTTGCGTCCTTACCGAGGTACCTCCCCCCAGCTCGGCCAGCGGATCATGATCGATCCCAGCAGCGTGGTCATCGGCCATGTCACCCTCGGCGACGATGTCAGCATTTGGCCGCTGGCCGCTATTCGCGGCGACGTCAATCGCGTGCAGATCGGTGCGCGTACCAACATTCAGGACGGTTGCGTGTTGCACGTTACCCATTGCTCCGAGCGTAACCCGACGGGCCGTCCCCTGATCATCGGCGAGGAGGTCACAGTAGGGCATAAAGCCATGTTGCATGGCTGCACTATTGGCAATCGTGTTCTGGTTGGAATGGGGAGCATTATTTTAGACGGCGCCGTTGTAGAGGATGAAGTCATCATTGGTGCCGGCAGCCTGGTGGCGTCCGGCAAACGTCTACACAGTGGCTATCTCTATTTTGGCAGTCCGGCGCGGCGAATACGCCGTCTGACTCCTGTTGAGATCGGCAATCTCATTTACTCGGTCAATAATTATGTACAGTGGAAGGATAACTACCTTATGCAGGCGGATGAAGAGCGGTCGCACGCCGAAGGAACCCGATCATGA
- a CDS encoding Sua5/YciO/YrdC/YwlC family protein, with amino-acid sequence MMIESSSQDVASLVIALRQQQVIAYPTEAVFGLGCNPDSESAVQALLALKQRPWQKGLILVAAHYAQLKEYIDDDALDDAARSRIFASWPGPVTWVIPVCPTTPSWLTGQHASLAVRVSAFEPVRRLCLAFGKPLVSTSANLTGQPPARSADEVRGQLGAAFLVLDEAVEGRLNPTEIRDALSGELIRQG; translated from the coding sequence ATGATGATTGAATCCTCCTCCCAGGACGTGGCGAGTCTGGTCATTGCGCTACGTCAACAGCAGGTTATCGCTTATCCGACGGAGGCCGTGTTCGGGTTGGGCTGCAATCCTGACAGCGAAAGCGCGGTCCAGGCGCTGTTGGCGTTAAAACAACGCCCGTGGCAAAAAGGGCTAATTCTAGTCGCCGCGCATTACGCTCAGTTAAAGGAATATATTGACGACGACGCGTTAGATGATGCTGCACGATCGCGGATCTTCGCCAGCTGGCCTGGTCCCGTGACGTGGGTGATACCGGTCTGTCCGACAACACCGAGCTGGCTTACGGGGCAACATGCATCCCTTGCGGTACGCGTCAGCGCGTTTGAACCCGTACGGCGTCTTTGTCTTGCGTTCGGCAAGCCGCTGGTGTCCACCAGTGCTAATCTGACCGGCCAACCGCCGGCGCGTAGCGCCGACGAAGTGCGCGGGCAATTGGGCGCCGCTTTCCTGGTGCTGGACGAAGCGGTGGAAGGACGACTCAATCCCACTGAGATACGCGATGCTCTGAGCGGCGAATTGATTCGACAGGGCTGA
- the fmt gene encoding methionyl-tRNA formyltransferase produces MSDSLRIIFAGTPDFAARHLDALIDAKQQVVGVFTQPDRPAGRGNRLTPSPVKELAERHDLPVFQPASLRKPEGQRSVAELNADIMVVVAYGLILPQAVLDLPLLGCINVHGSLLPRWRGAAPIQRALWAGDDRTGVTIMQMDAGLDTGAMLHKAVCAIQHDDTSASLYDKLAQIGPNALLSTLTQIAAGRAVAESQDNALATYADKLSKEEARLDWRLPAAQLERCIRAFNPWPISYFSLAEQPIKVWAAGVDDGQTSSHAPGTILAADKAGIHIATGAGVLTLTQLQPAGKKAMSVQDLLNSRRESFIPGTVLD; encoded by the coding sequence GTGTCTGACTCTTTACGTATCATCTTCGCCGGTACTCCGGATTTTGCTGCGCGTCATCTGGACGCTTTGATAGATGCCAAACAGCAGGTGGTCGGGGTTTTCACCCAGCCGGATCGGCCCGCAGGCCGCGGCAACCGTCTGACACCCAGTCCGGTGAAGGAATTGGCTGAGCGGCATGACTTGCCCGTGTTTCAGCCTGCTTCGTTGCGCAAACCTGAGGGGCAACGGAGCGTGGCGGAACTGAATGCGGATATCATGGTGGTCGTGGCTTACGGCCTGATCCTTCCCCAAGCCGTGTTGGACCTGCCGCTGCTCGGCTGTATCAATGTGCACGGGTCGTTATTGCCGCGCTGGCGTGGAGCAGCACCCATTCAGCGAGCATTATGGGCCGGCGACGATCGCACAGGCGTGACGATTATGCAGATGGACGCCGGGCTCGACACCGGCGCCATGCTGCATAAGGCCGTCTGCGCAATCCAGCATGACGATACCAGCGCCTCACTGTATGACAAACTGGCGCAAATCGGGCCAAACGCTCTTTTATCCACGCTAACGCAGATCGCTGCAGGCCGCGCCGTCGCAGAGTCGCAAGACAACGCCCTTGCCACCTACGCAGACAAACTCAGCAAGGAAGAAGCCCGACTCGACTGGCGTCTACCCGCGGCGCAGCTTGAGCGCTGCATCCGTGCCTTTAATCCGTGGCCCATCAGCTATTTTTCGCTGGCAGAACAGCCGATAAAAGTCTGGGCCGCCGGTGTCGATGACGGGCAGACGTCTTCACACGCGCCCGGGACGATATTGGCTGCGGACAAGGCAGGCATTCACATCGCCACCGGCGCGGGTGTATTGACGCTGACACAGTTGCAGCCTGCGGGTAAAAAAGCGATGTCGGTTCAGGATTTGCTCAATTCACGCCGTGAATCGTTTATTCCCGGCACTGTTCTGGATTAA